One window of the Allorhizobium ampelinum S4 genome contains the following:
- a CDS encoding UDP-2,3-diacylglucosamine diphosphatase — MSDETETRHVRTLFISDVHLGSKAAKTDFLLDFLRVYDADTIVLVGDIVDGWRLKRSWYWPQGCNDVVQKLLRKARKGTRIVYIPGNHDEFLRGFPGTHFGGIEVLDQMIHETADNKRYLVLHGDQFDVVVRNARLLAYMGDWAYDMAIAINVVLAAVRRRMGMPYWSFSAWAKLQVKHAVNFIGEFQKVVADEARRNDVHGVICGHIHHAVMEDVGGIHYINTGDWVESCTAVAEHHDGHFELIEWGTRYNAADQPRLLGPPEPIRIFPVENPAGTETQAARCNA; from the coding sequence GTGAGCGACGAAACCGAAACGCGACATGTGAGAACCCTCTTCATTTCGGATGTGCATCTCGGCTCTAAGGCCGCAAAAACTGATTTTTTGCTGGATTTTCTGCGTGTTTACGATGCCGACACCATCGTTCTGGTTGGCGATATCGTCGACGGCTGGCGGTTGAAACGCAGCTGGTATTGGCCTCAGGGCTGTAATGATGTGGTGCAGAAATTGCTGCGCAAGGCGCGCAAGGGGACAAGAATTGTCTATATCCCCGGAAATCACGACGAATTCCTCCGGGGTTTTCCCGGAACCCATTTTGGAGGAATCGAAGTGCTGGACCAGATGATTCACGAGACGGCGGATAACAAGCGCTATCTGGTTCTGCATGGCGACCAGTTCGATGTGGTGGTGCGCAATGCGCGCCTGCTCGCCTATATGGGTGACTGGGCTTATGACATGGCGATTGCCATCAACGTGGTTCTGGCGGCTGTCCGCCGCCGGATGGGCATGCCCTATTGGTCATTTTCTGCCTGGGCCAAGCTACAGGTCAAGCATGCGGTCAATTTTATCGGAGAATTCCAGAAAGTCGTTGCCGACGAAGCGCGCCGCAACGACGTGCATGGGGTGATCTGTGGCCATATCCATCATGCTGTCATGGAGGATGTCGGCGGTATCCATTACATCAATACCGGTGATTGGGTGGAAAGCTGCACTGCGGTGGCCGAACATCATGACGGTCATTTCGAATTGATCGAATGGGGTACGCGCTATAATGCCGCTGATCAACCGCGCCTGCTGGGTCCGCCGGAGCCGATTCGCATTTTTCCGGTGGAAAACCCCGCTGGAACAGAAACGCAGGCGGCACGCTGCAAC